Proteins encoded in a region of the Massilia sp. UMI-21 genome:
- the arsH gene encoding arsenical resistance protein ArsH, with protein MNKIPNLPNIKPELLDQPTLEKLAQVGDMSHPPRILMLYGSLRERSFSRFLTYEAARILEHFGAEVKIFDPMELPMVGSVPETHPKVVELRELCMWSEGQVWCSPERHGAITAVMKNQIDWIPLEMGAVRPSQGRTLAVMQVCGGSQSFNVVNTLRLLGRWMRMFTIPNQSSVPMAYKEFDDEGRMRPSAYYDRIVDVMEELFKITLLMRGRTDYLTDRYSERNEHAQKAIDQQINRL; from the coding sequence AGCCGACGCTGGAGAAGCTCGCGCAGGTCGGCGACATGAGCCATCCGCCGCGCATTCTCATGCTGTATGGCTCCTTGCGCGAGCGCTCGTTCAGCCGCTTCCTCACCTACGAGGCCGCCCGGATCCTGGAACACTTCGGCGCCGAGGTGAAGATTTTCGATCCGATGGAACTGCCGATGGTGGGAAGCGTGCCTGAGACACATCCGAAGGTGGTCGAGCTGCGCGAGTTGTGCATGTGGTCGGAAGGCCAGGTGTGGTGCAGCCCCGAACGTCACGGTGCGATTACGGCCGTGATGAAAAACCAGATCGACTGGATTCCGCTGGAAATGGGGGCGGTACGCCCCAGCCAGGGACGTACCCTGGCGGTGATGCAGGTGTGCGGCGGGTCGCAGTCGTTCAATGTCGTGAATACCCTGCGCCTGCTGGGACGCTGGATGCGCATGTTCACGATCCCGAACCAGTCTTCGGTGCCGATGGCGTACAAGGAGTTCGACGACGAAGGACGCATGCGCCCATCGGCTTATTACGACCGCATCGTCGATGTGATGGAAGAGCTATTCAAGATCACGCTGTTGATGCGTGGCCGGACCGATTACCTGACCGACCGGTACAGCGAGCGAAACGAGCATGCGCAAAAGGCAATCGACCAGCAGATCAACAGACTTTGA